AGCGGGCCTTCCGCCGCCTTCTCCTCCCAGCGGCCGCTGCCCGCGCTGAGCTGGAGGCCCGGCGGGTGGCCGGCGGAGTAGAGCTCGTAGTCGCCGGAGTCCAGGTCGAGGACCAGGTGGATGGAGGTCGCGAAGCCCTCTTCCCAGTCCTGGCGGAGCAGATAGCCGTTCGCGGCCGGGAGGAAGGCGTGCGGCGGGAGGGAGCCCAGGAGCCCGCCGAACGCGCCGGACAGGAGCAGCGCGCGGGAGCCGGCGTCCATGCCCTTGCCGGAGACGTCGGTGAGGACGACCTCGAGCGTGCGGCCGCCGTTGGTGCGCGCCGCCACCACGAAGTCGCCCGAGAAGGACTGGCCGCCCGCCGGGCGCAGCGCCATCTCGCGGTGCCAGCCGTCCGGCAGGCCGGGCAGCTTGCTCTGCACCCGGATGCGTTCACGCAGGTCGAACAGCATGGTGCCGCCGCGCCGCCAGGGCACACCGACCCGGCTGCGGAACTGGGCCAGCAGCAGCCCGAAGAAACCGCAGGCCGCGACCACGAGCACCACGCCCGGGGTGACCCTGGACGGACCCTCCGTGTAGGGGCCCAGCTGCACCGACTCCACGATCAGCGCCGTGGCCGCCGCCGCGTACAGACCGAGCAGGCTCGCCGGGCGCAGCAGCAGACCGCCCACGACGACCGGCAGGACCAGCGCGGCCGGCGAGAACCACACCGAGTTGGCAAGCGTCGCCGCCGCGATCAGCGGGACGGTCAGGAGCAGGCCGGCCAGGGCGATCCAGTCCGAGCCGTCACCGCGGAAGTAGTCCACGGCGGCTCGGCGCACGCCGACGCGGACCCGGTGCCACTGCTTCTTCAACCGGGCCGTGAACGTCTCGGCTTCCGCGCGCCGCTCTCGTCCTGCTGCCATTAGTTCGGGACCCTATCCATCGGACCGGCCGCTTGGCACGGGAGGTCCTACTTGTCCCCCGTCCGAGGGCCGACTTCACAGTGAACTTACGGTGCGCAGCCCGCCGCCGCCCCGGAGAAATTCCCTCGCTCGTCCCGAGTTGCCCTGGTAGGCATGGGTCATGGCGACTGACGCGACCGGCTCCGCGGCGACCCTGCGGGTCCTTCGGCAGGACGACTGGGACAAGTGGTACGACACCCTCATCCGCGGCTTCGGCGGGGTGCCGGAGTCCGCCGAGGAGCGGGAGTTGTGGAACGCGCTGACCGAGTGCGACCGTTCACTCGGTGCCTGGGACGGGGACGACTGCGTGGGGACGGCCGGGGCGTTCCGCTTCCGGCTCACCGTGCCCGGCGGGGCCTTGGTGCCGGCCGCGGGCGTCACGATGGTGAGCGTGGCGGCCACGCACCGCCGGCGCGGCGTCCTGACGTCGATGATGCGGCGCCAGTTGGACGACGTCCGCGCCTGGGGTGAGCCGCTGGCCGTGCTCACGGCCTCCGAGCCGGCGATCTACGGCCGGTTCGGATACGGCGCGGCCACCTTCCAGTTGAACGCCGAGATCGACACGAGCCGGGTGCGGCTGTCGTCGCTGCCGGCGGGTACGGACGACGTGCGTCTGCGATACGCCGTTCCCGCCGATGTCGTCGATGTGTGCGAGGCGGTGTACGCGCGGCTGGTGCCGTCGCGGCCGGGGATGCCGGCGCGGCAGCCCGGCTGGGAGCGGCTCGGGGTGCTCGATCCGGAGAGCGAGCGGGGCGGGGCGTCGCCGCTTCAGTGCGTCCTCGCCGAGCGGGACGGGGAGACGGTCGGGTACGCGCGGTACCGCGTCAAGCCCGGCTGGGGGCCCGCCGGGCCCAACGGCACGGTGATTGTGGAGAACTCGGCCGCGCTGGATCCCGCGGCGGACGCGGCGCTGCTGCGGTTCCTGTTCGGCATCGACCTGACGTCGACGCTGGTGATGCGGGGGCGGCCGGTCGACGACGCGTGGCAGTACATGGTGTCCGACATACGGCGGTGTCAGCCGCGGTTGCGGGATTCGCTGTACGTACGGCCGGTGGATGTCGGGGCCGCGTTGGAGGCGCGGACGTATCAGACGCCGGTGGACGTGGTGTTCGAGGTGGAGGACGCGTTCTGTCCCTGGAACGCCGGGCGTTGGCGGCTCAGCGGGAATGCGAAGGGGGCGTCCTGTGAGCGTACGGCGGATGCGGCGGATGTCGCGTTGTCCGTACGGGAGTTGGGGGCGGCGTATCTCGGTGGGGTGAGCCTCGGGGCGTTGGGGGCGGCGGGGCGTGTGCGGGAGTTGCGGCGGGGGGCGTTGGCGGAGGCCTCGTTGGGGTTCGGGGCCGGTG
The genomic region above belongs to Streptomyces coeruleorubidus and contains:
- a CDS encoding PP2C family protein-serine/threonine phosphatase; amino-acid sequence: MAAGRERRAEAETFTARLKKQWHRVRVGVRRAAVDYFRGDGSDWIALAGLLLTVPLIAAATLANSVWFSPAALVLPVVVGGLLLRPASLLGLYAAAATALIVESVQLGPYTEGPSRVTPGVVLVVAACGFFGLLLAQFRSRVGVPWRRGGTMLFDLRERIRVQSKLPGLPDGWHREMALRPAGGQSFSGDFVVAARTNGGRTLEVVLTDVSGKGMDAGSRALLLSGAFGGLLGSLPPHAFLPAANGYLLRQDWEEGFATSIHLVLDLDSGDYELYSAGHPPGLQLSAGSGRWEEKAAEGPLLGVYDGAQFDPVKGSLRPGDVLMLFTDGLVETSDRDIVEGIDRLTGEADRYVAGGFHGAAWHLIEAVAKDVNDDRALLLICREGPTAAATR
- a CDS encoding GNAT family N-acetyltransferase, with protein sequence MATDATGSAATLRVLRQDDWDKWYDTLIRGFGGVPESAEERELWNALTECDRSLGAWDGDDCVGTAGAFRFRLTVPGGALVPAAGVTMVSVAATHRRRGVLTSMMRRQLDDVRAWGEPLAVLTASEPAIYGRFGYGAATFQLNAEIDTSRVRLSSLPAGTDDVRLRYAVPADVVDVCEAVYARLVPSRPGMPARQPGWERLGVLDPESERGGASPLQCVLAERDGETVGYARYRVKPGWGPAGPNGTVIVENSAALDPAADAALLRFLFGIDLTSTLVMRGRPVDDAWQYMVSDIRRCQPRLRDSLYVRPVDVGAALEARTYQTPVDVVFEVEDAFCPWNAGRWRLSGNAKGASCERTADAADVALSVRELGAAYLGGVSLGALGAAGRVRELRRGALAEASLGFGAGAVAPWLPHSF